A region of Fundulus heteroclitus isolate FHET01 unplaced genomic scaffold, MU-UCD_Fhet_4.1 scaffold_321, whole genome shotgun sequence DNA encodes the following proteins:
- the LOC118559584 gene encoding uncharacterized protein PB18E9.04c-like, which translates to MFGLRTKKQMTTKFSPYFLMFWREARYPIQIPEEYQVSSSVEELIQEETVSQGIELLDELKTIIEENISRSQEKRKKRLSASRRKESFVVGQKVLRQNVRSQQRKGGKLEPNFLGPFTITAIQGKSADLLGENGSVFKNVSVDHLKHFLPQQPRVPHKVTASLPQTFSIIPHGKTSNTLSIHPCCSSLISSFISPNTLSIHPCCSSFISSNTLSIHPCCSSLISSFISPNTLSIHPCCSSLISSLILSIHPCCSSLISSLILSIHPCCSSLISSSFISPNTLSIHPCCSSLISSFISPNTLSIHPCCSSLILSIHPCCSSFISPNTLSIHPCCSSLISSFISPNTLSIHPCCSSLISSLILSIHPCCSSLISSFISPTPSASTHVVPPSSPPSSSASTLVTPPSSPPSSSASTLVAPPSSPPSSPPTPSASTHVAPPSSSPSSPPTPSASTLVAPPSSPPTPSASTHVAPPSSPPSSPPSSPPTPSASTHVAPPSSPPSSPPSSPPTPSASTHVAPPSSRPTPSASYTAATMSLESLPKVLGKVWSGRTKQNCILLSKIGPYKLFWWDFDRIRPGNELESEVINAYLHVVVERFNQKHQEQAALIDSFEMTRIWKHQKSRECV; encoded by the exons ATGTTTGGGCTTCGGACCAAAAAACAGATGACCACCAAGTTTTCTCCatactttttaatgttttggagaGAAGCACGCTATCCAATCCAAATACCAGAGGAATACCAG GTCAGCAGCAGTGTTGAAGAACTGATTCAGGAGGAGACTGTGAGCCAAGGCATCGAGCTGCTTGATGAATTGAAAACCATCATTGAGGAAAATATCTCCAGATCccaagaaaagaggaaaaaaagactaaGTGCATCAAGACGGAAAGaaagttttgttgttggacAGAAAGTCTTAAGGCAAAACGTGAGGAGTCAGCAGCGTAAAGGTGGAAAGCTTGAACCCAACTTTCTCGGTCCGTTTACCATCACTGCAATCCAGGGAAAAAGTGCCGACCTTCTTGGGGAGAATGGATCAGTATtcaaaaatgtcagtgttgacCACCTTAAACATTTTTTGCCACAACAACCACGAGTTCCTCATAAAGTAACTGCCTCCTTGCCTCAAACCTTCAGCATCATCCCCCACGGCAAAACCTCCAACACCCTCAGCATCCACCCATGTTGCTCCTCCctcatctcctccttcatctccCCCAACACCCTCAGCATCCACCCATGTTGCTCCTCCTTCATCTCCTCCAACACCCTCAGCATCCACCCATGTTGCTCCTCCctcatctcctccttcatctccCCCAACACCCTCAGCATCCACCCATGTTGCTCCTCCCTCATCTCCTCCCTCATCCTCAGCATCCACCCATGTTGCTCCTCCCTCATCTCCTCCCTCATCCTCAGCATCCACCCTTGTTGTTCCTccctcatctcctcctccttcatctcCCCCAACACCCTCAGCATCCACCCATGTTGCTCCTCCctcatctcctccttcatctccCCCAACACCCTCAGCATCCACCCATGTTGTTCCTCCCTCATCCTCAGCATCCACCCTTGTTGCTCCTCCTTCATCTCCCCCAACACCCTCAGCATCCACCCTTGTTGCTCCTCCctcatctcctccttcatctccCCCAACACCCTCAGCATCCACCCATGTTGTTCCTCCCTCATCTCCTCCCTCATCCTCAGCATCCACCCTTGTTGCTCCTCCctcatctcctccttcatctccCCAACACCCTCAGCATCCACCCATGTTGTTCCTCCCTCATCTCCTCCCTCATCCTCAGCATCCACCCTTGTTACTCCTCCCTCATCTCCTCCCTCATCCTCAGCATCCACCCTTGTTGCTCCTCCctcatctcctccttcatctccCCCAACACCCTCAGCATCCACCCATGTTGCTCCACCTTCATCTTCTCCTTCATCTCCCCCAACACCCTCAGCATCCACCCTTGTTGCTCCCCCTTCATCTCCGCCAACACCCTCAGCATCCACCCATGTTGCTCCTCCTTCATCTCCTCCCTCATCTCCCCCTTCATCTCCGCCAACACCCTCAGCATCCACCCATGTTGCTCCTCCTTCATCTCCTCCCTCATCTCCCCCTTCATCTCCGCCAACACCCTCAGCATCCACCCATGTTGCTCCTCCTTCATCTCGCCCAACACCTTCAGCATCCTACACAGCTGCTACAATGTCATTGGAGAGTTTGCCAAAAG TTTTAGGAAAGGTTTGGAGtggaagaacaaaacaaaattgcatTCTCCTGTCAAAGATTGGCCCATACAAGTTGTTTTGGTGGGATTTTGATAGAATCCGTCCTGGCAATGAGCTGGAGAGTGAG GTGATAAACGCCTATTTACATGTCGTGGTCGAACGGTTTAATCAGAAGCACCAAGAACAAGCAGCCCTGATAGACAGTTTTGAAATGACACGTATTTGGAAACATCAAAAATCCAGAGAGTGTGTGTAA